The following coding sequences lie in one Zingiber officinale cultivar Zhangliang chromosome 2B, Zo_v1.1, whole genome shotgun sequence genomic window:
- the LOC122049339 gene encoding transcription factor PCF8-like — MEEGNRRFNRKQCRRAPTGDALEVNSGRIVRSKERRDRHSKVLTAKGLRDRRLRLSAHTAIQFYDVQDRLGYDRPSKAVDWLIQNAKVAIDKLTALPGHGHDEETPTPDDVRMIWWNATANSCNAGGEEFVYNVALPSLPVALHLVNREPLQSSSWPSLLGWANATSFHSPADVSECFNSFSEFNMPTRIDGREEQNL, encoded by the coding sequence ATGGAAGAAGGTAACCGCCGCTTCAACCGGAAGCAATGCCGGCGGGCGCCAACAGGCGACGCCTTGGAAGTAAACAGCGGCCGCATTGTTCGGTCCAAAGAAAGGAGGGACAGGCACAGCAAGGTGTTAACGGCCAAGGGACTGCGCGACCGCCGCCTGCGCCTATCGGCGCACACCGCCATTCAATTTTACGACGTGCAGGACCGCCTCGGCTACGACCGCCCTAGCAAGGCCGTCGACTGGCTCATCCAGAACGCCAAGGTTGCCATCGACAAGCTCACGGCTCTGCCCGGCCACGGCCACGATGAAGAAACGCCAACGCCAGACGACGTCAGAATGATATGGTGGAACGCGACGGCCAACTCCTGCAACGCCGGTGGCGAGGAATTCGTTTACAATGTGGCCCTGCCGTCGTTGCCGGTGGCACTGCATCTTGTAAACAGGGAACCCCTTCAGTCCAGTAGTTGGCCTTCTCTTCTCGGATGGGCAAATGCTACTTCTTTCCATTCTCCGGCCGACGTGTCTGAGTGCTTCAATAGTTTCTCAGAATTCAACATGCCAACACGAATTGACGGCAGAGAGGAACAGAATCTTTGA